In Achromobacter xylosoxidans A8, a single window of DNA contains:
- a CDS encoding multidrug effflux MFS transporter, translating to MNNPTSLSLGRDAAAPVRLTGRLLAVLAGLAALGPLSTNIILPAFPRMASELGVDTRDMGLVLSSFFLAFAIGQLLAGPVSDRWGRRAPVLGGLALFIVGCLVCAWAPTLPLLVAGRVIQALGVCAAAVLSRAIARDLFEGEALSRTLALTMVAMAAAPGFSPLLGSAMEYGPGWRASFALVAALGLVLALAYVAAVGETHPADRRAAATPAAVLRGYADLARDRRFIRPALAVSVVIGGLYAIFAATPAMLMGRIGLSALQLGLFFACTVFVVFAAGMLAPRLAHRFGAAGVARAGCAVALAGALTLLAGGEDSGLPQFTAAVALYLFGMGLVNPLGTAMALGPFSRQAGLASSLLGGLQMACAGGMTALASLAGGSPATTLGLVLAVASMLALAALMARRRLG from the coding sequence ATGAACAACCCGACCTCCCTTTCCCTGGGCCGCGACGCCGCCGCTCCCGTCAGGCTGACCGGCCGCCTGTTGGCCGTGCTCGCCGGGCTGGCCGCCCTGGGGCCGCTGTCCACCAACATCATCCTGCCGGCCTTTCCGCGCATGGCGTCAGAACTCGGCGTGGACACGCGCGACATGGGCCTGGTGCTGTCGAGCTTTTTCCTGGCCTTCGCCATCGGGCAGTTGCTCGCCGGGCCGGTATCGGACCGCTGGGGGCGGCGTGCGCCGGTGCTGGGCGGATTGGCCTTGTTCATCGTCGGCTGCCTGGTCTGCGCCTGGGCGCCGACCCTGCCGCTGCTGGTGGCGGGCAGGGTGATACAAGCCCTGGGCGTATGCGCGGCCGCGGTGCTGTCGCGGGCGATTGCGCGGGACCTGTTCGAAGGCGAAGCGCTGTCGCGCACCCTGGCGCTGACGATGGTGGCCATGGCCGCAGCGCCGGGCTTCTCGCCGCTCTTGGGCAGCGCGATGGAGTATGGGCCGGGCTGGCGCGCCAGCTTCGCGCTGGTCGCGGCCCTGGGGTTGGTCCTGGCGCTGGCCTATGTGGCGGCGGTGGGGGAAACGCACCCGGCCGACCGGCGGGCGGCGGCGACGCCGGCCGCCGTGCTGCGCGGCTATGCGGACCTGGCGCGGGACCGGCGGTTCATTCGTCCGGCGTTGGCTGTGAGCGTGGTCATCGGCGGCCTGTACGCCATTTTCGCGGCCACGCCAGCCATGCTCATGGGGCGCATCGGCCTGAGCGCGCTGCAGCTGGGGTTGTTCTTCGCCTGCACGGTGTTCGTGGTGTTCGCCGCCGGCATGCTGGCGCCGCGCCTGGCCCACCGTTTTGGCGCGGCCGGTGTGGCCCGGGCCGGCTGCGCGGTGGCGCTGGCCGGCGCGCTGACCTTGCTGGCGGGCGGCGAGGATAGCGGCCTGCCGCAGTTCACGGCCGCCGTGGCGCTGTACCTGTTCGGCATGGGGCTGGTCAATCCGCTGGGTACCGCCATGGCGCTGGGACCGTTCAGCCGCCAGGCAGGATTGGCGTCCTCGTTGCTGGGCGGCCTGCAGATGGCTTGCGCGGGCGGCATGACGGCACTGGCCAGCCTGGCGGGCGGCAGTCCGGCGACGACCCTGGGCCTGGTGCTGGCCGTGGCCTCGATGCTGGCGTTGGCGGCGCTGATGGCGCGCCGGCGCCTGGGATAG
- a CDS encoding thiolase family protein, translated as MKAVIAAYARSPFHFARKGRLADVRPDTLAAQVVQGLLRRTDLDPALLEDVILGCAYPEAAQGNNLARIVGLLAGLPQEVGGMTVNRFCGSSMQAVHIAAAQIEAGMGEAFLCVGVESMTMVPQGGFNFSPNPELQATTDAYLSMGETAENVAQRWNVSRTDQELLALQSHRKAAGAREQGLLAAEIVPIRLPDGELVDADGCIRPGTSLEALAGLKPAFRADGAVTAGTSSPLTDGAAAVLVVSDDFAARHGLEALARIRSFATVGVDPAVMGIGPIPATRKALARAGLAVADLDVVEINEAFSSQALACIRELGLDMASVNIDGGGLAIGHPLGATGARITGKAAALLARSQGRYALATQCIGGGQGIATVLERP; from the coding sequence ATGAAAGCAGTGATTGCCGCCTATGCGCGCTCGCCTTTCCACTTTGCCCGCAAGGGCCGGTTGGCCGATGTGCGGCCCGACACATTAGCCGCGCAGGTGGTGCAGGGCCTGCTGCGGCGCACGGATCTGGATCCCGCGCTGCTGGAGGACGTGATCCTCGGTTGCGCCTATCCGGAGGCCGCCCAAGGCAACAACCTGGCGCGCATCGTCGGCCTGCTTGCCGGCCTGCCGCAGGAGGTGGGCGGCATGACCGTGAACCGCTTCTGCGGTTCGTCGATGCAGGCGGTGCACATCGCGGCGGCGCAGATCGAGGCGGGCATGGGCGAGGCTTTTCTCTGCGTGGGCGTGGAGTCGATGACGATGGTGCCGCAGGGCGGCTTCAATTTTTCGCCCAATCCCGAGCTGCAGGCGACGACCGACGCCTACCTCTCCATGGGCGAGACGGCGGAGAACGTGGCGCAGCGTTGGAATGTCAGCCGCACCGACCAAGAACTGCTGGCGCTGCAATCCCACCGCAAGGCCGCCGGGGCGCGCGAGCAGGGACTGTTGGCCGCCGAGATCGTGCCCATCCGCTTGCCGGACGGCGAGCTGGTCGATGCCGACGGTTGCATCCGCCCGGGTACTTCGCTGGAGGCTTTGGCGGGACTCAAGCCGGCGTTCCGCGCCGATGGCGCGGTCACGGCGGGCACCTCGTCGCCGCTGACCGACGGCGCGGCGGCGGTGCTGGTCGTCAGCGACGACTTTGCGGCGCGCCATGGCCTGGAGGCGCTGGCTCGCATCCGCAGCTTCGCGACCGTGGGCGTGGATCCGGCTGTCATGGGCATAGGCCCGATACCTGCCACGCGCAAGGCGCTGGCGCGCGCGGGACTTGCGGTGGCCGACCTGGACGTGGTGGAGATCAACGAAGCCTTCTCGTCGCAAGCGCTGGCCTGCATCCGCGAGTTGGGCCTGGACATGGCCAGTGTGAACATCGACGGCGGCGGCCTGGCCATTGGCCATCCCCTGGGCGCCACGGGCGCGCGCATCACCGGCAAGGCCGCGGCGCTGCTGGCTCGCAGCCAGGGGCGCTATGCGCTGGCCACGCAATGCATAGGCGGCGGGCAGGGCATTGCCACGGTGCTGGAACGGCCCTGA
- a CDS encoding SDR family NAD(P)-dependent oxidoreductase — translation MAQTQLGTALVTGASSGIGALYAHKLAQQGYDLILVARNRERLNALASDISTRTGRAVEVLPADLGDRASLARVEAQLRQDASITLLVNNAGIGTHTPLLQSDVEQMTRMVELNVTAPMRLTYAAVPGFVARGRGAIINIASIVALAPEVLNGVYGGSKAFVLAFSQSLQHELAGTGVQVQAVLPGATATDFWAIGGLPVETLDQRIVMRAEDLVDAALLGFARGEKVTIPSLHASEEWDAFEAARLTMAGHLSSNTVAQRYAAAV, via the coding sequence ATGGCACAAACCCAACTCGGCACCGCTCTCGTCACGGGCGCATCCAGCGGCATCGGCGCGCTATACGCGCACAAACTCGCGCAGCAGGGCTACGACTTGATTCTGGTCGCGCGCAATCGCGAGCGACTGAACGCTCTGGCCAGCGACATCAGTACGCGCACCGGCCGCGCGGTAGAGGTGCTGCCGGCGGACCTGGGCGACCGCGCTTCGCTGGCGCGGGTGGAAGCACAGCTACGCCAGGATGCCAGCATCACCTTGCTGGTGAACAACGCGGGCATCGGCACGCATACGCCGCTGCTGCAAAGCGACGTGGAGCAGATGACGCGCATGGTGGAACTGAACGTCACCGCGCCGATGCGGCTGACTTATGCGGCCGTCCCGGGCTTCGTGGCGCGCGGCCGGGGCGCCATCATCAATATCGCTTCCATCGTGGCTCTCGCGCCCGAGGTCTTGAACGGCGTCTACGGCGGCAGCAAGGCTTTCGTGCTGGCGTTCAGCCAGTCGCTGCAGCACGAGCTGGCCGGGACCGGCGTGCAGGTTCAGGCGGTGCTGCCCGGCGCCACGGCCACGGACTTCTGGGCCATCGGCGGCCTGCCGGTGGAAACGCTGGACCAGCGCATCGTGATGCGTGCCGAAGATCTGGTCGATGCCGCCTTGCTGGGCTTCGCGCGCGGCGAGAAGGTCACGATCCCCTCGCTGCATGCTAGCGAGGAATGGGATGCCTTCGAAGCCGCGCGCCTGACCATGGCGGGACACCTGTCCAGCAATACCGTTGCGCAGCGCTACGCGGCCGCGGTCTGA